From a single Methylacidiphilum kamchatkense Kam1 genomic region:
- a CDS encoding NADP-dependent oxidoreductase codes for MKNKQVVLVKKPEGLIDESHFSIVSTDIPSPKDGEVLVKNRYVSIDPYLRLLTEEPTTFSKGVKPGNRMESWSVGEVVESKSPVFHPGQYVLGYLGWQEYGLSNERDLRPIDPSIASLPAFLGVLGMPGITAYLGMFDYGQPQAGHTVLISAAAGTVGMTAGQFAKMHSCKVVGITDSEEKCRFLLEELNFDYAINGKRENLEEKLKQCVPEGIDLYYDNVGGETLDTALLFLRKNSRVVICGMISQYNVKTPYAIKNFERLHSARATLKGFIVGDRTDRWPEAIRKLEAWVKEKKLKHKENVFHGLENAPKALHSIFTNAPIGKTVVEV; via the coding sequence ATGAAAAACAAACAGGTAGTCCTTGTAAAAAAACCCGAAGGCCTCATCGATGAGTCCCATTTTTCAATTGTCTCTACCGACATCCCCTCTCCCAAAGACGGCGAGGTCTTGGTTAAAAATCGTTATGTTTCGATTGACCCTTATTTGAGGCTTCTCACCGAAGAACCAACCACATTTAGCAAAGGAGTAAAACCAGGAAACCGCATGGAAAGTTGGTCTGTAGGAGAAGTGGTGGAATCCAAGAGTCCAGTTTTTCATCCTGGTCAATACGTCTTGGGATATCTAGGATGGCAGGAATATGGTCTATCGAATGAAAGGGATCTGAGGCCAATCGATCCATCGATTGCCTCTTTGCCAGCTTTTTTAGGAGTGCTAGGGATGCCTGGAATAACGGCTTACCTTGGCATGTTTGATTATGGACAGCCGCAAGCGGGACACACGGTGTTGATATCTGCCGCCGCTGGAACGGTTGGGATGACTGCAGGACAATTCGCAAAGATGCATAGCTGTAAAGTTGTTGGAATAACTGATTCAGAAGAAAAGTGTCGGTTCCTCCTTGAGGAATTGAATTTTGATTATGCGATTAATGGAAAAAGAGAAAATTTGGAGGAAAAACTTAAGCAATGCGTTCCTGAAGGTATCGACCTCTATTATGATAATGTTGGGGGAGAAACGTTGGATACTGCTCTTCTTTTTCTCAGAAAAAATAGTCGAGTAGTCATCTGTGGGATGATTTCCCAGTATAATGTAAAAACTCCATATGCTATAAAAAATTTTGAACGGTTACATTCTGCACGGGCCACTCTCAAAGGATTCATTGTGGGAGATCGGACAGATAGATGGCCTGAAGCCATTAGAAAATTGGAAGCTTGGGTCAAGGAAAAGAAACTAAAGCATAAAGAAAATGTCTTTCATGGGCTAGAAAATGCTCCAAAGGCCCTTCACTCCATTTTTACCAATGCTCCTATAGGAAAGACTGTGGTCGAAGTCTGA
- a CDS encoding outer membrane beta-barrel protein, with protein MISFFVGSNPFAFSEDLQPGSVAELQKALEEGGIAVETKPPVLSLTGYLDTSYTYNFISAHSGANRAMTAQIPTRMESDSIAGGGWNLNQVYLVAEKPMSELNEWQAGFRTDLMIGQDAASMGMPDNITGLGTANNSGLVFNTGSFLLAQAFAQFRVPVGNGLDIKMGKFMSPFAFELMERPANLNFSYGLIFSNLIPEILVGIEAIYPLSSAFELTLGITDGGFNTSRGGYPFFGFVNNEPFSSLFIASLKYETPKKNALVTSSLLFGPDGANPPGFGFYPDFPGTGVFRESPFNRSAPFFLGDIYGAWIPQITKDRLLLAMEYTGGFYNGGVSLPNDPFIQPASSDWFGASFWMKYQLTAFLSIAFRQDWIQGSNNEILYQHIGRTDIWSSTLTFRFDLWENLMIRAEGRMDWGKDVAGVILEPLGLPGVPVSNGPAFFAAIEVAYMFW; from the coding sequence TTGATTTCTTTTTTTGTTGGATCAAATCCCTTCGCCTTTTCTGAGGATCTACAGCCAGGAAGTGTGGCTGAATTACAAAAGGCTCTTGAAGAAGGAGGCATTGCTGTAGAAACCAAGCCTCCAGTCCTTTCCCTTACTGGCTACTTAGACACAAGCTATACGTATAATTTTATTTCGGCTCATTCCGGAGCCAACAGAGCCATGACGGCTCAAATTCCCACACGCATGGAAAGCGATAGTATTGCGGGCGGCGGATGGAATTTGAATCAGGTTTATCTGGTAGCCGAAAAACCAATGTCTGAATTGAATGAGTGGCAGGCAGGTTTCAGGACGGATCTTATGATTGGACAGGATGCTGCATCTATGGGAATGCCAGACAATATTACTGGTTTAGGCACTGCGAATAATTCTGGTCTTGTCTTTAATACAGGTTCTTTTCTTTTAGCTCAGGCCTTTGCCCAGTTCAGAGTTCCAGTAGGCAATGGGTTAGATATAAAAATGGGGAAATTTATGTCGCCTTTTGCTTTTGAGCTGATGGAAAGACCCGCAAACCTCAACTTTTCTTATGGATTAATATTTTCAAATTTGATCCCCGAAATTTTAGTTGGGATCGAGGCTATCTATCCTTTGTCTAGTGCTTTTGAACTAACCTTAGGGATAACCGATGGGGGATTCAACACATCTAGAGGCGGCTATCCTTTTTTCGGTTTTGTGAACAATGAACCTTTTTCTTCGCTCTTTATTGCTTCTTTAAAATATGAAACTCCAAAAAAGAATGCCTTAGTGACTTCCTCTTTGCTATTTGGTCCGGATGGAGCAAATCCTCCCGGCTTTGGTTTCTATCCAGATTTTCCTGGAACTGGCGTATTCAGAGAAAGCCCATTTAATCGCTCAGCACCTTTTTTCCTCGGTGACATTTATGGGGCATGGATCCCTCAGATAACCAAAGATAGACTCCTTCTGGCAATGGAATATACTGGAGGCTTCTATAATGGGGGGGTAAGTCTGCCTAATGATCCCTTCATTCAACCTGCTTCTTCGGATTGGTTCGGAGCAAGCTTTTGGATGAAATACCAATTAACAGCATTTTTAAGCATTGCCTTTAGACAGGATTGGATACAAGGAAGCAATAATGAAATACTCTACCAGCATATTGGCAGAACAGATATCTGGAGTTCGACCCTTACCTTCCGATTTGATCTATGGGAGAACTTAATGATACGAGCAGAAGGAAGAATGGACTGGGGAAAAGACGTTGCTGGAGTGATCCTGGAACCTTTGGGGCTTCCTGGTGTACCTGTTTCCAATGGCCCCGCTTTCTTTGCCGCCATTGAAGTTGCTTACATGTTTTGGTAA
- a CDS encoding glycosyltransferase: protein MKICDITQFYSPRSGGVKRYLSEKQDHIRRLGKDEHFLIVPGENDSHYSEHLVHIITIKSPRLDKNSRYRAMLNLQAISFLLEQIKPDIIEVGDPYQLAWFVLRKAKKLKIPVIGFYHSHFPEAYLRTFSRYGGRLLEQMFRSFSKSYILELFSKFKLTIVPSYKLCGLLRSWGLANSVPLPLGVDTDIFCPGPKDESWRAHLGIPSDAFLLLYVGRLSKEKNLVLLLETFRCLLEEKAGSDYWLLIIGDGPLRSLVLEVQRRNQRITWIPYIDSKYDLCRSYRCADLFVHPGIVETFGLVTIESQSCGCPVIGIQGTNMEEQIEGGLEFWPKKNCPKAFAAAIKAFQAIDLRKLGLELSRKTREKYGWSQVFDKLWGYYQQAIDGEIPEPEKPSIIECLQSQVVDESHR, encoded by the coding sequence ATGAAAATATGCGATATAACGCAGTTTTATTCCCCTCGCAGTGGAGGAGTAAAACGATATCTTTCTGAAAAACAGGATCATATTCGACGCCTTGGGAAAGACGAGCATTTTTTAATTGTTCCTGGTGAAAATGACTCCCATTATTCAGAGCATTTGGTCCACATCATTACCATTAAATCTCCTAGGCTCGATAAGAACTCCAGATACAGAGCGATGCTCAATTTGCAGGCCATATCGTTTCTTCTTGAACAGATAAAACCTGATATTATCGAAGTCGGTGATCCCTACCAATTAGCATGGTTTGTCTTAAGAAAAGCAAAAAAGCTTAAAATTCCTGTAATTGGCTTTTATCATAGCCATTTCCCAGAAGCCTATCTTAGAACTTTTTCTCGCTATGGGGGCAGACTGTTGGAGCAAATGTTTAGAAGTTTTTCAAAAAGCTACATCCTCGAACTTTTTTCAAAATTTAAATTGACCATTGTCCCTTCTTATAAACTATGTGGGCTTCTTAGAAGTTGGGGATTAGCTAATTCTGTTCCTCTGCCCTTAGGAGTGGATACGGATATTTTCTGTCCTGGTCCGAAGGATGAAAGCTGGAGAGCGCACTTGGGCATTCCTTCTGATGCTTTCCTGCTCCTTTATGTTGGGAGACTTTCCAAAGAAAAAAATCTTGTTTTACTTCTTGAAACTTTTCGTTGTCTTCTTGAAGAGAAAGCTGGGAGCGATTACTGGCTATTAATCATTGGAGATGGCCCTCTTAGAAGCCTTGTATTAGAGGTTCAGCGGAGAAACCAAAGAATAACCTGGATTCCTTATATTGATTCAAAATATGATCTTTGTCGTAGTTATCGCTGTGCAGATCTATTCGTTCATCCAGGCATCGTCGAAACATTTGGTCTGGTTACCATCGAAAGTCAATCCTGTGGGTGTCCTGTTATCGGGATTCAAGGGACGAATATGGAGGAGCAGATTGAAGGAGGGCTAGAATTCTGGCCGAAAAAAAATTGTCCAAAAGCTTTTGCTGCTGCAATAAAAGCCTTTCAGGCAATAGACTTAAGAAAGCTGGGGTTGGAATTATCCAGGAAAACTAGAGAAAAGTATGGATGGTCTCAGGTCTTTGACAAGTTGTGGGGGTATTATCAGCAAGCGATTGATGGAGAAATTCCTGAGCCCGAAAAGCCAAGTATTATAGAATGTTTGCAAAGCCAAGTCGTCGATGAATCTCACCGCTAA
- a CDS encoding DUF2334 domain-containing protein has translation MAENLLFVTLHDVHPMNRKKIEKQRETLAAWGVEKVGLLIIPFYHHKKSIVEDPSFCSWISSCASLGDETIVHGFYHDRMDRTDKLSELFWTRIYTQQEAEFLGIEKKVAFRRLVEAKKMFMSLRWSTRGFIAPGWLFDASLLEWLPEVGYAYTVAIDRIILFENPSTSSIFSFSHCWSNRSAWRRAASIVWNSWLKRGNILSKKRYVRVGLHPEDSDYPAIWKQVEKSIKDFLELGMHPETYGSLVKS, from the coding sequence ATGGCTGAAAATCTGCTTTTCGTCACTCTTCATGATGTGCATCCCATGAACAGAAAAAAAATTGAGAAACAAAGAGAGACTCTTGCTGCATGGGGAGTCGAAAAGGTGGGGTTACTCATCATTCCCTTTTATCATCATAAAAAATCGATTGTCGAAGATCCCAGTTTTTGTTCATGGATAAGTTCCTGTGCTAGCTTAGGAGACGAAACAATCGTCCATGGTTTTTATCACGACAGGATGGATAGAACAGATAAACTCTCTGAGTTATTCTGGACACGAATTTATACTCAGCAAGAAGCTGAGTTTTTAGGTATTGAAAAAAAAGTGGCTTTCAGGCGGCTAGTGGAAGCGAAAAAAATGTTTATGAGCCTTAGATGGTCTACTAGGGGATTCATTGCCCCAGGGTGGCTTTTTGATGCTTCCTTGCTAGAGTGGCTTCCGGAAGTAGGGTATGCGTATACGGTAGCGATTGATCGCATTATTTTATTTGAAAATCCTTCAACTTCTTCTATTTTTTCATTTTCTCATTGCTGGTCCAACAGATCGGCCTGGCGTCGGGCTGCTTCCATTGTGTGGAACAGCTGGCTAAAACGGGGAAACATTTTGAGTAAAAAACGCTATGTGCGTGTAGGGCTGCATCCAGAAGATAGTGATTATCCAGCAATCTGGAAGCAGGTTGAAAAAAGCATTAAGGATTTTCTTGAACTTGGAATGCATCCGGAGACCTATGGAAGCCTGGTCAAAAGTTGA
- a CDS encoding PHP domain-containing protein yields MEAWSKVDLHLHSSYSDRPSEWILRRIGFPQSCTSPQELHGKLQKEGMRWKTITDHNRIEGCLELMERHLDVFMGVELSTFFPDGCEIHLLIWHFPTSDFKSIKELASNVYELSSYLLKRNIPHAVAHPLKSVNGKLTVEHFEKMVLLFKGFEVCNGSLEPLSQKVLTLCLNALTPERIEQLSKRHCLIPLVPNAHEKIFIGGSNDHGGLSVGSAWTEVPGAESVDTFFNSLFSGKGRVRGSQGIH; encoded by the coding sequence ATGGAAGCCTGGTCAAAAGTTGATCTGCATCTACATTCAAGTTATTCAGATAGGCCTTCAGAATGGATTTTAAGAAGGATAGGTTTTCCTCAAAGCTGTACGTCTCCCCAAGAACTTCATGGAAAGCTTCAAAAGGAAGGCATGCGTTGGAAAACTATTACCGATCATAACCGAATTGAGGGATGTCTTGAGCTGATGGAAAGGCATTTGGATGTATTTATGGGGGTAGAATTATCTACCTTTTTCCCTGACGGTTGTGAGATCCATCTATTGATTTGGCACTTTCCTACGAGTGATTTCAAGAGTATTAAAGAACTAGCCTCGAACGTCTACGAGCTTTCCAGCTATCTTCTTAAAAGGAATATTCCCCATGCGGTAGCGCATCCTTTAAAAAGTGTGAATGGCAAACTTACCGTGGAGCATTTCGAAAAAATGGTTCTTCTTTTTAAAGGATTTGAAGTCTGTAACGGATCATTAGAACCTCTTTCTCAGAAAGTCCTCACCCTTTGTTTAAACGCATTGACTCCTGAACGCATCGAACAACTCTCCAAGCGGCATTGTCTTATTCCCTTAGTTCCTAATGCCCATGAAAAGATTTTTATTGGGGGCTCCAATGACCATGGAGGGCTTTCGGTTGGGTCAGCTTGGACGGAAGTGCCAGGAGCTGAAAGTGTGGACACTTTCTTTAACTCCCTTTTTTCTGGAAAGGGAAGGGTCCGGGGGAGCCAGGGGATCCATTAA
- a CDS encoding glycosyltransferase family 4 protein: MLDAIVHSKESPISRSFRIASKIVNELSYRFFLQFVTRLEKGDFLDAFQSLAGFFPLGLAALPYFWAFNEQSTDKAFLRKLAKDYLNHLPTELSEVKVGWFTDTIDDVNGVARTIQAMAKTAFQAKAQLKLVISRSKLKELDIPVQNFEPIGEFEIPEYKLQKLSFPPILEIIDYIKKEDFSHLLISTPGPVGLCALFAGKLLKIPMIGIYHTDFPQYARFLSDDSWMETLTWKYMEWFYGQLNKILVNTEFYKNCWIQRGVPAEKLSLFPRGIDVDRFSPSFYDPSFWKKYKAKEPVILYVGRISKEKELAFLADVAHHLWNKGKQFTLAFVGEGPFREELQKLLPDAVFTGVLTGIELSKAYASSFLFVFPSTTDTFGNVVLEAMASGVPAIVSDIGGPSELVRSLNIGKVCKGKDLKAWTEAIEFYLDNPLSWKTKLEMAEKIKQERNWNTAFQNFWKIFKIED; this comes from the coding sequence ATGCTCGATGCTATTGTTCATTCTAAGGAAAGCCCCATTAGTCGTTCGTTTCGCATAGCTTCAAAAATAGTGAATGAGCTTTCTTATAGATTCTTCCTTCAATTCGTCACAAGACTAGAAAAAGGGGATTTTTTGGATGCTTTCCAGTCCTTAGCTGGCTTTTTCCCTTTGGGTTTAGCCGCACTTCCTTATTTCTGGGCTTTTAACGAACAGTCCACTGACAAAGCTTTCTTAAGAAAATTGGCAAAGGACTATTTGAATCATCTACCAACGGAGCTTTCGGAGGTCAAAGTGGGATGGTTTACTGATACGATCGATGATGTCAACGGGGTGGCTCGAACCATACAAGCTATGGCAAAAACAGCGTTCCAAGCGAAGGCTCAACTGAAGTTGGTTATTTCAAGAAGCAAACTCAAAGAACTGGATATTCCTGTACAAAATTTTGAGCCAATAGGAGAATTCGAAATTCCAGAATATAAGCTTCAAAAATTAAGTTTTCCCCCTATTCTTGAAATAATCGATTATATAAAAAAAGAGGATTTTTCGCATCTGCTCATCAGTACTCCAGGTCCCGTCGGCTTATGCGCCCTCTTTGCTGGAAAACTGCTTAAGATTCCAATGATAGGTATCTATCATACCGATTTCCCTCAGTATGCCCGTTTTCTTAGTGATGATTCATGGATGGAGACATTGACTTGGAAATACATGGAATGGTTCTACGGTCAGTTGAATAAAATTCTGGTTAACACTGAATTTTATAAAAACTGCTGGATTCAAAGGGGTGTTCCAGCCGAAAAACTTTCCCTGTTCCCTCGAGGCATTGATGTGGATAGGTTTAGTCCTTCCTTTTATGATCCATCGTTCTGGAAAAAATATAAGGCTAAAGAGCCGGTGATTCTTTATGTGGGAAGGATTTCAAAAGAAAAGGAACTTGCCTTTTTAGCCGACGTAGCCCATCATTTGTGGAATAAAGGAAAACAATTTACGCTAGCTTTTGTTGGCGAAGGTCCATTTAGAGAGGAGCTCCAGAAGTTGCTGCCAGACGCTGTGTTTACTGGGGTCTTGACAGGAATAGAGCTGAGTAAAGCTTATGCCTCTTCTTTTCTGTTTGTTTTCCCGAGTACCACGGATACCTTTGGAAATGTCGTTCTTGAGGCGATGGCTTCAGGTGTGCCCGCCATAGTTTCAGATATTGGGGGGCCTTCAGAGCTAGTCAGATCGCTGAATATTGGAAAAGTCTGTAAAGGAAAGGATCTTAAGGCGTGGACTGAAGCCATTGAATTTTACTTGGACAATCCACTCTCATGGAAGACGAAACTAGAGATGGCAGAGAAGATAAAACAAGAAAGAAATTGGAACACAGCTTTCCAAAATTTTTGGAAAATATTTAAAATCGAAGATTAA
- a CDS encoding M3 family oligoendopeptidase, with protein MNGTTALNLSPYKPLGFLEPGQDILEANTLHRLFDRLENELKNVKSLEELKRWIGYYDELREALDEQRAIRYISMTCQTDDEEREKKYLYIITVVEPLRKPRQIAILKKLVENPFFKELDESYAVFKRSVLSQLSIYREENVAREIEEEKLCQQYQKISASLTALYEGKEYTLVQLSRYLEEQDREKRKRVWETIAQKRLEKKELFDDIFDKLLSIRSQIAASAGFENFRDYIFQKYQRFDYTPEDCLKLGRAIEEVVLPLQKEIEEWRKKALNLDQLRPWDLSVDPEGAPPLRPFHNGKELFEKVGNIFKRMDRRLWNFYKTLGEKHLIDLENRKGKAPGGYQSTLPLARLPFIFMNAVGTHRDLETLLHESGHAFHSLACRDQFLYDYRSAPLEFCEVASMSMELFAASYLDEFYSSSELKRANRKLFEGIILFFPWMATVDGFQQELYVSLDKSRERRGRIWEQLMDRFGGTVDWRGYEEVRRYLWQRQLHIFEVPFYYIEYGIAQIGALAFWMAAKKDLKTTLDRYLYALSLGGSRPLKELFQAAGLPFDFSAQTLKPLVEAAREEWLRLRP; from the coding sequence ATGAACGGTACAACGGCATTGAATCTTTCTCCCTACAAACCCTTAGGTTTTCTTGAACCGGGCCAAGACATACTCGAAGCGAACACTCTCCACCGACTATTCGATAGGCTTGAGAACGAACTTAAAAACGTAAAGAGCTTGGAAGAACTGAAGCGGTGGATTGGTTATTATGATGAACTGAGGGAAGCACTCGATGAGCAAAGGGCCATTCGGTATATCTCTATGACTTGTCAGACGGATGACGAAGAAAGAGAAAAAAAATATCTCTATATCATCACGGTAGTCGAGCCATTAAGAAAACCTCGCCAGATTGCGATTTTGAAGAAATTAGTTGAAAACCCCTTTTTTAAAGAACTGGACGAGTCTTACGCCGTTTTTAAAAGATCGGTGTTAAGCCAGCTTTCCATCTATAGGGAAGAGAACGTAGCCAGAGAAATCGAAGAGGAAAAGCTCTGCCAGCAATATCAGAAGATTTCTGCAAGCCTGACGGCTTTGTATGAAGGGAAAGAATATACGCTAGTTCAATTAAGCCGGTATCTTGAAGAACAGGATAGGGAAAAAAGAAAAAGGGTATGGGAAACCATAGCTCAGAAGAGGTTAGAGAAAAAAGAGCTTTTTGATGATATTTTTGATAAGTTATTATCTATCCGTTCACAGATTGCTGCATCGGCGGGCTTTGAGAACTTCAGAGATTATATTTTTCAAAAGTATCAACGCTTTGATTATACCCCAGAAGACTGTTTAAAATTAGGTAGAGCGATAGAAGAGGTGGTATTACCTCTGCAAAAAGAGATCGAAGAGTGGAGAAAAAAAGCCCTAAATTTGGACCAATTAAGACCTTGGGATTTGTCGGTCGATCCAGAAGGAGCTCCTCCTTTAAGGCCGTTTCATAATGGGAAGGAACTGTTTGAAAAGGTAGGAAATATTTTCAAGAGGATGGATAGGCGGCTCTGGAATTTTTACAAAACCTTGGGAGAAAAACACCTGATTGATTTAGAAAACAGAAAAGGGAAAGCCCCAGGTGGCTACCAAAGCACGCTGCCTTTGGCGCGGCTCCCCTTTATTTTTATGAATGCGGTGGGTACTCATAGGGATTTAGAAACCCTTCTCCATGAATCTGGACATGCGTTTCATTCCCTAGCCTGCAGGGATCAGTTTCTCTATGATTACCGGTCAGCTCCCTTAGAGTTTTGTGAAGTAGCTTCCATGTCCATGGAACTCTTTGCTGCATCTTATCTGGATGAATTCTATTCCAGTTCAGAGCTAAAAAGAGCGAATCGAAAACTTTTTGAAGGCATTATTCTTTTTTTCCCATGGATGGCCACCGTGGATGGGTTCCAACAGGAGCTTTATGTAAGTTTAGACAAGAGTAGGGAAAGGCGAGGAAGAATCTGGGAGCAGCTGATGGATAGGTTCGGTGGCACGGTGGATTGGAGAGGATATGAGGAAGTCCGTCGTTATTTGTGGCAGAGGCAACTACATATTTTCGAGGTGCCTTTCTATTATATCGAGTATGGAATTGCCCAAATAGGGGCTTTGGCGTTTTGGATGGCAGCCAAAAAGGATTTAAAAACCACTCTTGATCGCTACCTTTATGCGTTGTCTCTAGGAGGCTCAAGACCTCTGAAGGAACTTTTCCAAGCCGCTGGACTGCCTTTTGATTTTAGCGCTCAAACATTGAAACCTTTAGTTGAAGCAGCTAGAGAGGAATGGTTGCGGTTGAGGCCATGA
- the hpf gene encoding ribosome hibernation-promoting factor, HPF/YfiA family, with protein MISSPTLKLTDALHNHIESKFEKLTRINDRILSAQLNIHHEPSKADISHQAFCIKARLYIPGKDIVAEDRGHDLYQAVDLIVDRLARQLRKRKTDLTDKSRSTTREFKEKEK; from the coding sequence ATGATTTCATCACCAACCTTAAAGTTGACCGATGCACTCCACAATCATATCGAATCGAAATTTGAAAAATTGACCCGAATCAACGATCGGATTCTGTCTGCCCAATTGAATATCCATCATGAACCTTCTAAGGCCGACATTAGCCACCAAGCTTTTTGTATAAAAGCTAGATTATACATTCCTGGTAAGGATATTGTCGCAGAAGATCGGGGGCATGATCTGTATCAAGCGGTCGATCTTATAGTCGATAGGCTAGCTAGGCAGCTTCGTAAAAGGAAAACTGATTTAACGGACAAATCCAGGAGCACAACCAGAGAGTTTAAAGAAAAAGAAAAATAA
- the cimA gene encoding citramalate synthase, which yields MHTAATNQLVLYDTTLRDGAQGEDIHFSLSDKLRIAKRLDEFGIAYIEGGWPGSNPKDFSFFSQVKSLNLKQAKIAAFGSTRKAKLSVEEDQQIRLLLEAQSPVVTIVGKSWLLHVFEVLKTSEEENLAMIRDSVQFLKSHGREVIFDAEHFFDGYKSNKDYALQCIKEAEEAGADFIVLCDTNGGSLPWEIGQITSEVCSSCKVPIGIHTHNDGELAVANALWAIKAGARQVQGTINGYGERTGNCNLISVIANLELKMGQKVLPDGKLKELRELSLFVDEIANVRPNPKAPFVGRSAFAHKGGTHVNALQKLLRSYEHIDPALVGNHRRILVGELSGKSNIVLKAKELGIALEENNPNIQRVLNKIKELEAKGYEFESAEASFALLLRKILAPYPSFFHLMEYHVSIRQLPSKNYKVCEATIKISIHGERVYTVAEGDGPVHALDRALREALVKFYPEIGQLRLEDYKVRIIDSTEGTASSIRVWVESTDGKEIWSTVGVSHDIVEASWLALFDSIEYWLLKKTENG from the coding sequence ATGCATACGGCTGCAACAAATCAATTGGTGCTTTATGACACGACCTTAAGAGATGGAGCACAAGGAGAAGATATTCACTTTTCTCTTTCTGATAAGCTTCGAATTGCCAAAAGGTTGGATGAGTTTGGCATAGCCTACATAGAAGGAGGATGGCCAGGCAGTAATCCTAAGGATTTTTCTTTTTTTAGTCAGGTAAAAAGTTTGAACTTAAAACAAGCAAAGATTGCTGCTTTTGGTAGTACCAGAAAGGCCAAGCTTTCTGTAGAAGAAGACCAACAGATTAGGCTTTTGTTGGAAGCACAAAGCCCTGTGGTGACGATCGTTGGGAAAAGTTGGCTTCTGCATGTTTTTGAAGTTTTGAAAACTTCTGAGGAAGAAAATCTTGCTATGATCCGAGACTCTGTCCAATTTTTAAAATCCCACGGGCGAGAGGTTATCTTTGATGCCGAACATTTTTTTGACGGTTACAAATCGAATAAGGATTATGCCCTGCAATGCATTAAAGAAGCCGAGGAGGCAGGGGCGGATTTCATTGTGCTTTGTGATACCAATGGGGGAAGCTTGCCATGGGAAATTGGACAAATTACCTCTGAGGTCTGTTCAAGTTGTAAGGTACCTATTGGGATCCATACGCATAACGACGGAGAACTGGCTGTTGCGAACGCCCTTTGGGCAATAAAAGCTGGAGCGCGTCAAGTCCAAGGGACAATCAATGGTTATGGAGAAAGAACTGGTAACTGTAATCTGATTTCTGTGATAGCGAATCTTGAACTGAAAATGGGCCAAAAAGTTCTTCCAGATGGAAAACTCAAAGAACTCAGAGAACTGTCTTTATTTGTAGATGAAATTGCTAATGTGCGACCCAATCCAAAGGCTCCTTTTGTTGGGAGATCTGCTTTTGCCCATAAAGGTGGTACACATGTCAATGCCTTGCAGAAACTACTAAGGAGCTATGAACATATTGATCCGGCTCTTGTTGGAAATCATCGGAGGATTCTGGTTGGGGAACTTTCTGGTAAATCCAATATTGTCCTCAAGGCAAAGGAGCTTGGAATTGCTTTAGAAGAGAATAATCCTAATATCCAACGGGTGCTTAATAAAATTAAGGAGTTGGAAGCCAAAGGATATGAATTTGAATCAGCTGAAGCCTCTTTTGCCTTGCTTCTGCGGAAAATCCTTGCTCCTTATCCATCCTTTTTCCATTTAATGGAATATCATGTGTCGATCCGACAACTGCCTTCAAAGAATTACAAAGTCTGCGAGGCGACCATAAAAATATCAATCCATGGAGAAAGGGTCTACACCGTTGCTGAAGGAGATGGGCCTGTGCATGCCCTCGATAGAGCCTTGCGTGAGGCATTGGTAAAATTTTATCCTGAAATTGGTCAGCTGCGTCTGGAAGACTATAAAGTACGGATTATTGATTCAACAGAAGGAACGGCTTCTTCGATTCGCGTTTGGGTAGAATCCACTGATGGCAAAGAGATTTGGTCAACCGTAGGCGTTTCTCATGATATTGTTGAGGCTTCCTGGCTGGCTCTCTTCGATAGTATAGAATACTGGTTATTGAAAAAAACTGAAAATGGATAA